The Camelina sativa cultivar DH55 chromosome 14, Cs, whole genome shotgun sequence genome includes a window with the following:
- the LOC104740151 gene encoding 65-kDa microtubule-associated protein 7 has translation MLEIESPTSLCFRSNTTCNALLRELQKIWVDIGESDAEKDRMLMELEMECLQIYRRKVDEAANSKAKLHQSIVSIEAEIASLMAALGVLNIHSPIKTEKGSKSLKEKLDVVTPLVEDLRLQKDERMKQFADIKAQIEKMSGEISGYSDQLNKAMIGSLTLDEQDLTLRKLNEYQTHLRSLQKEKSDRLNKVLDYVNEVHSLCGVLGVDFGQTVSEVHPSLHRTDHEQSTNISDDTLDGLQHMIQKLKTERRVRFQKLKDVMESLFELWNLMDTPQEERVKFERVSFVVRSSESDITEPNILSTETIEQVSAEVDCFNKLKSSRMKELVKKRRSELENLCRLTHIEPDTSTSLEKSTALIDSGLVDPSELLADIEMHINKIKEEAQSRKEIIDRIDRWLSACEEENWLEEYNQDETRYSAGRGGHVNLKHAERARITVNKIPSMVDNLIKKTLLWEDETQKSFLYDGVRLVSILEDYKLTRKQQEEEKKRYRDQKKMQDLLLKRRESIYGSRPSPRRINSVKKDALVPPTPRRNSAGATNTDIMTPKSYSSHRQNGYFKEVRRLSTAPLNFVAIPKEDSASTYNSVYGSEPDSPLYN, from the exons ATGCTGGAGATTGAAAGCCCTACAAGTCTCTGTTTTCGTTCAAACACTACTTGTAATGCCCTGCTTCGGGAGCTTCAG AAAATATGGGTTGATATTGGTGAGAGTGATGCTGAGAAAGACCGGATGCTTATGGAATTGGAGATGGAATGTCTCCAAATTTACAGAAGAAAAGTGGATGAGGCTGCAAATTCTAAGGCGAAGCTTCATCAATCTATTGTATCAATTGAAGCTGAGATAGCTTCTTTAATGGCTGCTCTTGGAGTCTTAAACATCCATTCACCG atcaaaacagagaaaggttCAAAATCATTGAAAGAAAAGCTTGATGTTGTGACGCCTCTTGTTGAGGACTTGAGATTGCAAAAAGATGAAAGAATGAAGCAATTTGCGGATATAAAAGCGCAGATTGAGAAGATGAGTGGTGAAATCTCTGGATATAGTGACCAACTCAACAAAGCCATGATTGGTTCTTTGACTCTTGATGAACAAGACTTGACTCTTCGAAAACTTAATGAGTATCAAACACATCTCCGCTCGCTCCAGAAGGAGAAG TCGGATCGTCTGAACAAGGTTTTGGATTATGTGAATGAGGTGCACAGTCTATGCGGTGTTCTTGGAGTAGATTTTGGTCAAACTGTTAGCGAGGTTCATCCGAGCTTGCATAGGACTGACCATGAGCAGTCTACAAACATTAGTGATGATACATTGGATGGTCTACAACACATGATTCAAAAGCTGAAAACGGAAAGAAGAGTCCGCTTTCAAAAG TTAAAGGATGTAATGGAGTCACTTTTCGAGCTATGGAATCTAATGGACACACCTCAGGAAGAGAGAGTGAAATTTGAAAGAGTCAGTTTTGTTGTAAGATCATCTGAATCTGATATCACTGAGCCAAATATCCTTTCTACTGAAACAATTGAACAG GTGTCTGCAGAAGTAGACTGTTTCAATAAGCTGAAGTCTAGCAGAATGAAGGAGCTTGTGAAGAAAAGAAGGTCTGAGTTAGAGAATCTTTGTAGATTGACTCACATTGAGCCTGATACAAGCACATCGCTTGAGAAGTCAACTGCTTTGATTGATTCAG GATTAGTGGACCCTTCAGAGCTTCTTGCAGATATTGAGATgcatataaacaaaatcaaagaagaggCACAGAGCCGGAAAGAAATTATTGATAGGATTGACCGCTGGCTATCTGCGTGTGAAGAGGAAAACTGGCTAGAAGAATACAATCAG GATGAAACCCGGTATAGTGCTGGAAGAGGTGGACACGTAAACCTGAAGCACGCAGAACGAGCCCGGATCACAGTAAACAAGATCCCAT CAATGGTTGACAATCTCATCAAGAAAACGCTTTTATGGGAGGATGAAACGCAGAAATCATTTCTATATGATGGT GTTCGATTGGTATCTATACTTGAAGATTATAAACTGACAAGGAAACAAcaggaagaggaaaagaaacgATACCGG GATCAAAAGAAGATGCAGGATCTCTTATTAAAGCGGAGGGAATCCATTTATGGATCAAGACCGAGTCCAAGAAGAATCAACAGTGTCAAAAAGGATGCATTGGTGCCTCCTACGCCTCGCAGAAACTCAGCTGGAGCAACAAATACCGACATTATGACCCCAAAATCTTACTCGAGCCATCGCCAAAACGGATATTTCAAGGAAGTAAGGAGACTCTCAACAGCTCCGTTGAACTTTGTGGCCATACCAAAGGAAGATTCTGCCTCTACATACAATTCGGTTTACGGCTCTGAACCAGATTCACCGTTATATAACTAA